The Nyctibius grandis isolate bNycGra1 chromosome 20, bNycGra1.pri, whole genome shotgun sequence DNA window tggcccccccatcccctaccAGCGTTGACCGACTCCTTCGCCATGGCGGCCACCAGCTTGGAGTTGCCGGCGATCTTCTCGGCACAGGCGATGGCCGCGTCCAGCAGCTTCTCCACGGGGAAGACCTTGCTGACCAGACCTAGGATGGACggtgggaggtggtggggtgggaggacACGGCTCCCCGCCGGACGCCCGCGGTGGTGGGGCGGACCCGCGCCCCTACCTGCCTCCTTCGCCTCCGCCGCCGAAATCCGGTCCCCGGTGAGGACCATCTCCATCGCCAGCGACTTCCCCACTGCCCTCGTCAACCTCTGCGTCCCTCCGGCACCTGGACgtgtttggggaagggaaaggaccAGAGAGGGGTACATGGGTGTCCCCGCTGTCCCTGCTGTGGCCGGGATGGCCCCCCCGTGGCAGGTGCCCCCCGCTCACCCGGGATGGTCCCCAGCAGGATTTCAGGTTGCCCGAACTGCGCCTTCTCCCCGGCGTAGATGATGTCGCACATCATGGCCAGCTCGCACCCGCCGCCCAGCTGGGAcggggaggaagaggggggtcagggggtgccggggctgaactgggggggcacagggagaggtggcggcgggggggggacactcACGGCGTAGCCGTTGACGGCGGCGATGGTGGGTTTGCGGACGGTGGAGACCTTGTCCCAGCCGGCGAGGAAGCTGCCCCTGTAGCACTCCTGGAAGGTTTTATTCTGCATCTCCTTGATGTCGGCGCCAGCTGCGAAGGGACACAGGGTGGGACCCCGACACCCCCCGACACGTGGGgtgcggggacggggggggtGCTCTGCCCTACCTGCGAAGGCTTTTTGGCTGCCGGTGATGACGATGGCCCCCACCTGCGGGTCCTTCTCCAGGGCCTCCAGCGCCCGGCCCAGCTCCTCCATCAGCCCGTCGCAGAGAGCGTTCAGCGCCTGCGGCCGGTTCAGCTGGATGAGGCCCACGCTCTGCCGCGCCCCCGTCTTCTGCACCGACACGTACTGGAACGGGGCCCCTGCTCCCCCCGATACCGCCCCGTTAGGACACCGGCTGCCCGCAACCGGGTGagacccccccccgccccggcggggCCCGGCTGCCGCCGCGCTATTTTAAGGTGACCTTCGGGGTGGCGGGTGCGTGGCAGCGGTCACCGGCAGCCAGCGGGGCGTCACCCCCGGGGGTCGGCACCGGGTCTCGCAGGGACATCCCGGTGTGACCCTGAGTGCCGGGTGACCGCCCTGCGCCGGGCCGGTGCGCGGTGCTGGGGCCCGGTGCTGCGTCCAGGCACCCGGTGCGCGGTGCTGAGGCTGTACATGGTGGGTGCTGAGCCCCGGTGCCCGGTGCTGGGCCCGTACGAGGCAGGCGCTGAGCCCCGGAGCTGGGCCCGTACCCGGTGCTGAGCCCCGGTGCGCGGTGCTGGGCCCGTACGTGGCGAGCGCTGAGCCCCGGTGCCGGGCCCTGGGGcgccccctgcccgccccggtGCCCCGCTCACCGGCGCTGCAGGCTCGCGCCCCGCGGAGGGGGcgggacggcggcggcggcggcaggagcgcgcggcggcgcgcggcggcggcggggcggaggAGCGCGCGCAGCGAGGCGGCCATGGCGGAACGCGGAGcagcggccccgccccgccccgctgcctgcggacgccccgcccccgccctgCGCCTATTGGCCTAGGCGGCCCCCACCCCACAGCGCGCCATCCCCATTGGTCGAGGCGGTGCCggcgcgccccgccccgccgctgtCCCGGTGGGGCCGGGATGGGGGGAGGGTTAGAGGCGCCGCGGGGCGGGACCGCGCGGGGCTGGGCGGGAGCTTCTCCCGCCGCCGCACGCACCCGGGCGCGCCCCCGCCcgtggggggaggaggggagggtgggggggggcgccggcggcagcgcggccggggaggagcggagcggagcggagccagcggcagcgccgggcccggtgagcggcggcggcggcgggcgatGGGCTCCGCGGGCAGGGTGctgcggggggagggggggggggcgtgcAAGGGGCGTGTGCGCGTGAGCAGCGGGCACGGGGCCGCGCGTGACTGcgtgtgcacacgcgtgtgcgcgtgcggggggggggacccGCGTCCCCACGGTGGGGGGGGGCGTTGTGCCCCCCACGGGCTGCTTCGTGACCCAGACACACGCGTGTGCAACAGGCACGTACGTGAGGGACACGCGCAACCCAGGCACACACGTGACACACAGGTGTGTGCAACCGAAGCACACGCGTGAGTGACACGTGTGTGTGCAACACAAGGACACGCGTGACACACGTGCAACACAAGCACACACGAGTGACACGCACATGTGCAACCTAAGCACGCACGTGACACAGGCGTGCACAAGCCAAGCACACGCTTGAGCgacacacacgtgtgtgcaaCCCTAGCACACATGGGTGACACGTGTGCAACCCAAGCACATGCACACGTGACACACGTGTGTGCAGCCCAAGTACACACGAGTGACACGCAGGCGTGCACAACCCAAGCACATGCATGAGCGACACGTGTGTGCAACACAAGCACACGTGACACACTCATGTGCAAACCAGGCACATGCATGACACGTGTGTGCAGCCCAAGTGCACGCCCGCAGCCTGTGCACGCACACGCAGCTCGCGCGCGGCGCCCGTATGCCCGCTCCTGCCCGCACCCGCAGGTGTCTGCGCACCGCGGGCGGTGGCTGAGCGCCGCCGCTCTCCCTGTGCCCAGGTGCGGCCCGGCGGCGCGATGCGGCGAGGCACGGCGGCCTGCTGGGCCCTCATGCTGCTGGCCGCCGCCTTCTGCGACACGGTGGCCGCCAAGGGCGGGCGCGGAGGGGCCCGGGGGGCCGCCCGCGGCAGGGCCCGGGGGGCTGCCCGCAGCCGGGTGAAGGCAGTGGGACCCCGTTACGGCTCGGCCGGGGCGGCCCTGCGGgtggcgggggcggcggcggcgggagcggcggccggTGTGGCGGCGGGGGCCGCCCTGCGCCGGGCCCGGCTGGCCGGCGAGCTGGAAGCGGGTGACGGCGTCGAGTACCGCGATGGCAACTGGACGGCAGCCGCCAGCGCCTGGACCTCTGCCGCagcgggccgggccccgccgggcTGGGCCGTGCCCTGGCTCTGGCCCCTGGCCTCCATCTTCCGCCGCTGACCGCGTCGGGGGACCTGACCGTGCCCAGGGCGGCCATGAGGACCGGCCGCCCCCTCCCGGGGCCGAGCCCACCCCCCCGGGCTCGTAGCGGCTCCCTAGTCTGTGCCCACTCAGCAACCGGCCACCTGCCGCCACCGGGGCAGGACCCCGCAGGAAGCCCCCCCCCACCGTTgcccccaccccccctgccaAACCCCGCCGGCTCGGGCACCCCCTCCGCGCCGCTCCTCTGTACGTGGGTCTGGAGCATCTGGAGGACGAGGAGATGGCAAATAAAGCTGGGCGGAAAGCAGGCGTGGCTGGATGCGGGGTGACGGGCTGGGGACGGGGACCCTGGCACGGCCACCGCGGGTTTACGTGGGGATGGTGGTCCCAGAGAGGGCCGAGACCGCAGCGAGGGAACGGCTCCACGGGGGTTTTGTcccagctggaggcagcagccgTGCCCCCCACGGTGAGCATGGCCCTGCAGTGACACAACTGGGGTGACACCACGGGGGGGGTGACACCACAGGGGGGGTGACACCACAGCGCAGCCTCATCCCGTGGCCCCAGGGATCCTGTACCCCCCGACCCCTCGCAGCAGTCCAAGGTCCAAAACCACCCCAGCAGAGCCGCTTTAATCACACACCAGAGCTCCACGCCGAGGTGGCCCCAGCGCCGTGGGGCACCGGGGTGTCCCCGGGGAGCAGCCAGGCCTTTGTCCCCAGCCCATGCCTCTCCCCACCGGGACAGGTCTCAGTCCAGCGTCACCCTGCCCAGGCGTCCCGCCCGGAAATCCCGCAGGAACTCGTAGGCAGCAGCCGGGTAGTTGAGCATCGTCACGTTGACGTTCCCTGGAGACGGGGGCAGTGCGTGCAGGAGGAGCCGTCAGCGGAGCCTGGAgccaccccagtgtccccaaaaGCCTGGCCCCCACGCCCCAGGCGTCAGGGATCCCCCGCCCCGAGCACTCACCCGTGCCCGTCAGCACCTTCACCTTCCGCGTCCTGCCCTGGGCGAGGGCCACGCGCCTCAGCACGGGCTCGATGGCGTCGCAGGCCTCGGCCAGCCCGTAGCGCTGCACGTacctgcccaaggaggtggctGACACCGGGCTGCCATCGCTTGTCCCCCACCCAGCTCCCTGGGGAACGGCTTCTCCCCGCCCCGACTTGGGACCGCAGGCGGCGGACGCAGCCTGGGGCCCCCTCCGGCTCACCCGAACTGCTGCCGCTTGTTCAGGGCGTACAGGAGGTAGTCGGCCATGATGTCCTCCCCTACCAGGTGGTCACGGATGGCACCTGCAAAAGAAGGTCAAGCCCCAGCTCCTCCGAGCCCCGGCCACCCCTCCCGTCACCCACGTGCCATACACAGGCACCCAGGCAGCCCACACAGGCCTGGGGGGCCCCTGAGCAGCAGACCCCTACCCCAGCCTCAGGTACCGGGCCTGGCCAGGGCTCAAAGCCACGTTTGGGGAGTGCCCTCGGCCACAGCCTCCACCTCACCGCAGACTGCCAGCTTCATGCCCGTCTCCACGTCACCCAGCTTGGGGGGCAGCACACCAGGTGTGTCCACCAGGTACATCAGGGGCTGCTCGCAgacctggggtggggggaggcagggcagtTAGGCTCAGTAATTAGCACCACAGACTCCGACATGAGCCTTGAGCTCTTCTGTTAAGGTCTCGCTGGAAAGGGGACCCGAGCAAGCGTTTGGCATCAGCTCTGCGTGCCTCGAGGTGTCCCAGAGCTCCTGCGAGAGGACGCAGGGAGGCGAAGGCCATGGAATcgttctggttggaaaggacctttaagatcattgagtccaaccattaacccagcactgccaaggccaccactaacccatgtccctcagcaccacatctacacggcttttaaatccctccagggatggggactccaccactgcccttgacaaccctttcggtgaagaaattgtccctaatctccaatctaaacctcccctggtgcaacttgaggctgtttcctctcatcctgtcacttgttacctgggagaagagaccgacccccaccccactatgccctcctttcaggcagttgtagagagcgagaaggtctcccctcagcctccttttctccaggctaaacacccccaggtccctcagccgctcctcatcacacgtgtgctccagaccctgccagcacccacccagTCGGCTGCGCCACAGGGACAGTACCTGGATTCTGGTCAGCACCGCCTTGGTGATGCCCGGCTCGCCACCCACCGCTGTGGCTTTCCCTTTGGGGAGAGACAAGGTCAGAGAAGCCACGTTCTGCCCCActgcctgccccacagctgcACCAAGGGCTCCTCCCCGAGCCTGGGCACCCTGGAGAAATACCCtttttgaggtgcagcctccgCAGGGAGTTGATAAGCGAGGACTTGCCCACGTTGGGCACGCCGATCACCAGGATGTTGTAATCGGTGCTCTGGAAGCGAGGAGGACACGGGCAGGGAGCGGCCGGTTATCGGCCACTCACCCCAGGAGTGACGGGCAACCAAGAGCGAAACAGCCCGGCCTTTGCCGGCACTTCTGGCACACGTATGAGCAGCCTCGTCCCTCCAGCTGGAGGGGGAGGTGACCTGCAGACGGCTGCCCCCGACTCCCTGCACACACACCGGCTGTCTCGCTGCCGTGTCTCACCTCGGCCCTGTGGTAGCGTGGGCTGTTGCCCACCAGCTCGGCAACCAGGGGAACAATCTGCAGAGAAACAGGGGGAAGGGCTGTAACTGCGGCTCTGCGCCCAGGCTGGCAGCACCCGCTGGCTTGGAGGACCCTGCGGCAGGAGGAGGCGCAAAACGGGGGCCAAGCAGAGGATGGGGCGCCTTGGGTAAGCTGGAAATGAAGATCGCTCTAGACCAGCCAGCGTCACCTCCTCGCAGTGGGGCACTGAGGCCTCTCCATGAGGCTGGGAGATCAGCACACAGCCCTCAGGTGCTGGCAGcaaggagcagggctgggcatgGGGCTGCTGGCCCCTTACCTTCTTGACGTTGACATCGCGCTGGCAGTCAGCAAAGACAACGTGCGAGCATCCCTGCTGCTTCAGGTGCTCCAAGACCCTCTGAAACGGACAGGCACCTCCCTGTAGAGACATGTGGGGTCCCCAGCGAGCCAGCCCTGCCTCGGCACTCACCGGCTGCCGGCGGGGATCAGCCAGGTCCATCTTGTTCAGCACCAGGACGTGCGGGCGGATGCCCAGCGCCTCCCGCAGCATGGGGTTACGGCCCGACAGCGGGATGTGAGAGCCGCTAAGGAGAGTGACCGTGCGCTGGTGTGGGAGCAGGTACTGAGGGGACCAGTTGGGGCGGGGGGAAGTTGATGGGGCTGGTGTGGAGCTGGAGAGGGGCACGGGACTGGGAGAAGGGGCGGcctggagggagatgggggcagctggggcacACGGGGGCGGCGCAGGGGGTGGGTTCCCGGGGTGCCGGTTCCTGCTGCCCGCAGAGCGGGGGATGAAGAGCCGTGCCGGAGGATATACGAGCGTCGTGCACCTCGATGAGACAGTCAGCGCGGCGCAGGGAGGCCCGCATCTGCCGCAGGCCTGCAACACAGCGCTGggtgagcggcggcggcggcggggggaagAGCGGTCAGCCCGCCCGCTCCCACCCCCCTCACCTTTCGCCATGTGCCCCGGGAACCAGGAGGCCACATCGCGGCCGCCGAAATCGAAACGCTCCCGGAACCCACCAGGCACCGGCCCGGGCCCGCTCAGGGCCGCCCTCAGCGCTCCCGCCCACCCTctcatggcggcggcggcgcttcTTTTTGCGTCACATCCGGCGCGACGCGCGGAGGGTCACGCGCAGCGTGAGAACGGAGAGCGTGGTCACGTAAGTGGACGCGGTCACGTCAGGTGGGCGTGGTCACGTAAGTGGGCGGGGCGACGTCAGGTGGGCGGGGCGCCCCCTCAGAGCCGCCGTCTCCTCCCCCGCGCCATGGCGGAGCCGCGGCGTACGCGGCCTGTGGCGCCTGCGGGGCCTACGGCGGGTCCGACGGTGGGTCCAGGCGGCACGGGGGGTGCCGGGCCCCGCGGAGGGGCACCCCCCGTCACCCCCCGTGCCGCTGGGCCCGGTCCCGGTCCCCAACCCGCCCCGCAGCCGCCACCCCCCGCCCCTCAGCCAGGCCCGACGCAGGACCCGCTGGACGACACCCGCTTCCTCATCTCCAGCACCAACTGGTACTGACGTCACAACCCCCTCGTACCCGCCGAACCGGGAGCCGCATCCATCCCCCTTCCACGGAGAGAGAGAAGCCTCCGCGTCCCTCCGCCGAGGAGGTTCCTCAATAAAGGAGGCTGACCGGCGGCAGCCCGCCAAAGCAggggcttttatttttcccacctCAAAGACAaggagcggggctgggcgcCTCGAAGAGCTGGTTGAGCCGTTCGGCCTCTCGCCAGCCCGACAGCAGGGCCCCGTGGGTGGTGGAGTAGAAGGTGCGGTGGGTGGCCTCGCCAGCGAAGAGGAGCTGCAGAGGCTGCGGCAAGGTGGGAGGTGAGCGCGGGGGGCCTGCCGCCTGTCCCAGCCCGGCGGGGACACCGGGTTGTACTAAACCAGCCTCATGTCCCCGCCCTTCGGCACCCCGCGAATGCACGACCCACTCTGCAGCCACATAGAGGCTGAGCGGGCACCTTCCCTTCCTTAGAGACCCACCCCATGCCGTGAGGATGCCAGAAAGTGGTTGGAAGGAGCTACGTGTCCCAGTTTTATGGAAATGGggttccccccccacccccatggAGCTCAGCGGGAAGAACCGAGGGGGTTGGTTGGTGACCTGAGCATCGGTGACCCCTGAATGGAGCGGGAGTGGGGAATGCCACCTCACTGTGCTCCTCAGGGCCTGGGGCATCCTGTTCCTACCCCGTCCATCTGTCCCCACACCTGGGGACGTCCTGCTCCCCCCACAGCCACTGCATCCCCTGGGCCAAAAATAATTACCCTGGGGTCCTCAGGGTCCTcaggcaggggctgtgccagcACGTCGATGTCATCCCCTGAGCTGCCAACGGCCACGTAGCTGTAGGAGCCGCGGGTGTAGGGAGCGCTGTGCCACCGGGACCTGAGAACAGCCCTGGGAGCGGGCAGGCGCGGGTTC harbors:
- the ECHS1 gene encoding enoyl-CoA hydratase, mitochondrial produces the protein MAASLRALLRPAAAARRRALLPPPPPSRPLRGARACSAGAPFQYVSVQKTGARQSVGLIQLNRPQALNALCDGLMEELGRALEALEKDPQVGAIVITGSQKAFAAGADIKEMQNKTFQECYRGSFLAGWDKVSTVRKPTIAAVNGYALGGGCELAMMCDIIYAGEKAQFGQPEILLGTIPGAGGTQRLTRAVGKSLAMEMVLTGDRISAAEAKEAGLVSKVFPVEKLLDAAIACAEKIAGNSKLVAAMAKESVNAAFETTLAEGVRTEKRLFYATFATGDRKEGMTAFVEKRKANFTDS
- the SPRN gene encoding shadow of prion protein codes for the protein MRRGTAACWALMLLAAAFCDTVAAKGGRGGARGAARGRARGAARSRVKAVGPRYGSAGAALRVAGAAAAGAAAGVAAGAALRRARLAGELEAGDGVEYRDGNWTAAASAWTSAAAGRAPPGWAVPWLWPLASIFRR
- the MTG1 gene encoding mitochondrial ribosome-associated GTPase 1 isoform X1; this encodes MWPPGSRGTWRKACGRCGPPCAALTVSSRCTTLVYPPARLFIPRSAGSRNRHPGNPPPAPPPCAPAAPISLQAAPSPSPVPLSSSTPAPSTSPRPNWSPQYLLPHQRTVTLLSGSHIPLSGRNPMLREALGIRPHVLVLNKMDLADPRRQPRVLEHLKQQGCSHVVFADCQRDVNVKKIVPLVAELVGNSPRYHRAESTDYNILVIGVPNVGKSSLINSLRRLHLKKGKATAVGGEPGITKAVLTRIQVCEQPLMYLVDTPGVLPPKLGDVETGMKLAVCGAIRDHLVGEDIMADYLLYALNKRQQFGYVQRYGLAEACDAIEPVLRRVALAQGRTRKVKVLTGTGNVNVTMLNYPAAAYEFLRDFRAGRLGRVTLD
- the MTG1 gene encoding mitochondrial ribosome-associated GTPase 1 isoform X2 — protein: MRGWAGALRAALSGPGPVPGGFRERFDFGGRDVASWFPGHMAKGLRQMRASLRRADCLIEVHDARIPLSGRNPMLREALGIRPHVLVLNKMDLADPRRQPRVLEHLKQQGCSHVVFADCQRDVNVKKIVPLVAELVGNSPRYHRAESTDYNILVIGVPNVGKSSLINSLRRLHLKKGKATAVGGEPGITKAVLTRIQVCEQPLMYLVDTPGVLPPKLGDVETGMKLAVCGAIRDHLVGEDIMADYLLYALNKRQQFGYVQRYGLAEACDAIEPVLRRVALAQGRTRKVKVLTGTGNVNVTMLNYPAAAYEFLRDFRAGRLGRVTLD